One segment of Candidatus Peregrinibacteria bacterium DNA contains the following:
- a CDS encoding glycosyltransferase family 2 protein: MKISCEYLYRRFWEIFPATLSFSLLLVPIFLSFSYPKAVAVSVVIYAFLWFMRTVEYSVFLIFSFWKFKKSAAENWAKKIISLETGECLTREEKNIRDVLIQKKDWISPREVKHLVIIAMYDEDIEILRETFFSLQNSDFDLQKLFVCLATEERKSVLGRKNSEILKHEFSGIFGNLFFVEHPGGISGEVQGKGSNISFAVREVSAQIALHEDLRNILVTTLDSDNKVDVQYFSCLTYHFCLQNNRQKQSYQPLPLFYNNIWDVPLLNRILAISSGFWHMIESGRPDRLRNFSSHAQPLLALQEMNYWAVDTIVEDGHQFWRSFLHFKGEYEVVPLFIPIYQDAVLNANYYRSVLGQYKQMRRWAWGCSDIPFCAVNFWKKRRELPLGKTILQFVRLVEGHIMWATTAIFVTFTIRMPQIVSSEFSETNISVNLAYLLQNFFGVAIIGIVLSMTVSLITLPKAPTRKKFFSLFWQWIFLPIVIIIFGSFPALDAQIRLFLKKPLEFNVTEKKRISKEVYGHVPI; this comes from the coding sequence ATGAAGATTTCATGCGAATATCTCTATCGGCGTTTTTGGGAGATTTTTCCTGCCACTTTGTCGTTTTCTCTTCTTCTCGTTCCGATTTTTCTCTCGTTTTCGTATCCAAAAGCAGTCGCTGTTTCTGTGGTGATATATGCATTTTTGTGGTTTATGCGAACCGTGGAATATTCTGTTTTCCTCATATTTTCGTTCTGGAAATTTAAGAAATCAGCAGCAGAGAATTGGGCAAAAAAAATAATCAGTCTCGAAACTGGTGAATGCTTAACAAGAGAGGAAAAAAATATTCGTGATGTACTCATTCAGAAAAAAGATTGGATTTCTCCAAGAGAAGTAAAACATCTCGTCATCATTGCAATGTACGATGAGGATATTGAAATTTTACGAGAAACCTTTTTTTCTCTTCAAAATTCGGATTTTGATCTTCAAAAATTATTTGTATGTCTTGCGACAGAAGAACGAAAATCCGTTTTGGGGAGAAAAAATTCAGAAATTCTCAAACACGAATTTTCTGGTATATTCGGAAATCTTTTTTTTGTTGAACATCCAGGTGGCATTTCGGGAGAAGTTCAGGGGAAGGGCTCAAACATTAGTTTTGCGGTTCGAGAAGTCTCTGCACAGATTGCTCTTCATGAAGATCTCCGAAATATTCTCGTGACTACTCTCGATTCTGACAACAAGGTGGATGTGCAATATTTTTCATGTCTTACGTATCATTTTTGCCTTCAAAACAATCGACAAAAACAGAGCTATCAGCCCCTTCCTCTTTTTTATAACAATATTTGGGATGTTCCTCTCCTCAACAGAATTCTCGCCATTTCCAGTGGATTCTGGCATATGATTGAAAGTGGTCGCCCTGATCGACTTCGGAACTTTTCTTCTCATGCTCAGCCGCTTCTTGCTCTTCAAGAAATGAACTATTGGGCAGTGGACACTATTGTGGAAGACGGACATCAGTTCTGGAGGTCTTTTCTTCATTTCAAGGGAGAATATGAAGTTGTTCCTCTCTTTATCCCGATTTATCAGGATGCCGTGCTCAATGCGAATTATTACAGGTCAGTTTTGGGACAATACAAACAAATGCGAAGATGGGCGTGGGGATGTAGTGATATTCCTTTTTGCGCTGTGAATTTTTGGAAAAAACGTCGTGAGCTTCCCTTGGGAAAAACGATTCTTCAATTTGTGAGACTCGTAGAAGGGCATATTATGTGGGCAACTACAGCAATTTTTGTGACATTTACGATTCGAATGCCTCAAATAGTGAGTTCTGAATTTAGTGAAACAAATATTTCGGTAAATTTGGCGTATCTTCTCCAAAACTTTTTTGGAGTTGCGATCATTGGAATTGTTTTATCCATGACCGTTTCTCTTATTACCTTGCCAAAAGCTCCAACGAGAAAGAAGTTCTTCTCCCTCTTCTGGCAATGGATTTTTCTCCCCATAGTCATTATTATCTTTGGATCTTTTCCGGCTCTTGATGCGCAAATACGTCTTTTTCTCAAAAAACCATTGGAATTTAATGTTACTGAAAAAAAGAGAATTTCAAAGGAGGTATATGGTCATGTTCCGATATAA